GAATACCCTTCCAAATCATCCATCAGCGATTTTGCACATTTGAGGGTATCGATCACCGATCCCTGCCATGCAATACCCTCTTTTTGCAGCATCGAAAGTTCAAACGGAGCATTGTGCGATACCAATATATTTTCAGGGGTATTCAGTGTTTCCAATTTTTGTGCACTGATCGATTCACTAAAAGAAGGAGCTTCTTTCACCATCTCGTTTGTAATATGATGTATCGCGGATGCAGAGGGGGGGATTTTTTTACCCGGATTGATAAGTTCAAAATGGAGTTCAGAATCTGTGATAAGGCCTAATGCACAGATTTTATCTTTGACTTCGACTCCTGTCGTTTCCGTATCGATAAAAACCAGCATGCCTACTCTGCTGGAAAAGATTTTAATTCGGCTAAGAGCTTATGATAGTGTTCCAATGTCCGAAAACTCTTTTCAAAACGCCATCCAAGTACAAAAGCGATGATCTCATTTTTGAGATTCGGGCTTAGTTTTTCAGCACGTCCGTAATACCCTAATGAGACGTTTTTATTTTTAACTTTTGCATCTTTATCATAGATGATAGCGATAATTTGAGCATATTTTCCCTCTTTGATCGAGCCCAGATCTTCATCTGCCAATGATAGTCCGGATAGGTTGATCGCTTTGAAGAGAAATAAATCATCAAACTCTGAAACCTTCTTGTCAATTTCTAATGTTTGATAGAGTTCTTCGAGTCTTTTTAGGTTGCTTTTACGTTCTAACTCGTAGCTGGAGATCTGTGCCGTCAGGTTTTTCAATCGATCAAGTGCCGAACTCACATTTTCTCCTTTGAGTATCTCTGTATTTTGACAATTTTAACCTATGTTGACTTATAATATCAAACTTTTTATACTCTGGGAACTTAATGGACTATTTACAAATTCAAGGGCCGACTAAACTTAGTGGAACTGTTACTATCTCCGGCGCTAAAAATGCCGCTTTGCCACTCATCACATTGACGCTTCTAGCGCACAATCCGTTAAAAATAACCAATATGCCAGAGGTAGTAGACATAAAAACTCTGCTCAAACTTCTCCAAAATCTTGGAGCCAGCTGTTCGCTTAAAGACCATGTCCTTAATGTTGATACGTCTACAGTTAACCACACGATGGCAAACTACGACATCGTTAAAACCATGCGTGCTTCGATTCTCGTTCTAGGACCTTTACTTGCCCGCTTTGGACACTGCGAAGTCTCTCTTCCGGGCGGATGTGCTATCGGTCAACGTCCGATCGATTTGCATCTCAAAGCGATGGAACAAATGGGTGCAACGATTACCATCCATGCGGGATATGTCCATGCAGTCGCACCGGAGGGACTAAAAGGGGCTCATATCATCTTCGATAAAATCACCGTTACCGGAACGGCGAACGTCGTAATGGCTGCGGCTTTGGCACACGGGAAAAGTGTCCTCGTCAACTGTGCAAAAGAGCCTGAAGTCGTCCAACTGTGTGAAATCCTTCGTGACAGCGGTATCGATATGACCGGAATCGGAACCTCAGAAATCACCATTGTCGGTACAGGCGGAAAAACCATCGATATGGTTGATTTTGAAGTTATCCCCGACCGTATCGAAGCAGGTACGTATCTCTGTGCCGGTGCTATCACCAACTCGACCATCACCCTCGAAAAAGTACGTCCGGATCATCTCGATGCCGTTACCGCAAAATTAGAACAAATGGGATGTCGTGTAGAGTGCGGTGAAAATACGATGACGATTCATCCGGCGGCACAACTTAAACATGTCGATATTATTACACAAGAGTATCCGGCATTTCCAACCGATATGCAGGCACAGTTTTTAGCCTTGGCAACCCTTGCCAAAGGTGCAAGTACTATCGAAGAGCGA
The nucleotide sequence above comes from Sulfuricurvum sp.. Encoded proteins:
- a CDS encoding exonuclease domain-containing protein yields the protein MLVFIDTETTGVEVKDKICALGLITDSELHFELINPGKKIPPSASAIHHITNEMVKEAPSFSESISAQKLETLNTPENILVSHNAPFELSMLQKEGIAWQGSVIDTLKCAKSLMDDLEGYSLQFLRYELRLYREEEAVFESVGVPITPHHALSDALHTRMVLDYLLDLADRDRLIEISKSYVLLSRLPFGKYAKKRIEEIALKDPGYLKWMLESLMDMDEDLRYSIEFYLRG
- the murA gene encoding UDP-N-acetylglucosamine 1-carboxyvinyltransferase, with protein sequence MDYLQIQGPTKLSGTVTISGAKNAALPLITLTLLAHNPLKITNMPEVVDIKTLLKLLQNLGASCSLKDHVLNVDTSTVNHTMANYDIVKTMRASILVLGPLLARFGHCEVSLPGGCAIGQRPIDLHLKAMEQMGATITIHAGYVHAVAPEGLKGAHIIFDKITVTGTANVVMAAALAHGKSVLVNCAKEPEVVQLCEILRDSGIDMTGIGTSEITIVGTGGKTIDMVDFEVIPDRIEAGTYLCAGAITNSTITLEKVRPDHLDAVTAKLEQMGCRVECGENTMTIHPAAQLKHVDIITQEYPAFPTDMQAQFLALATLAKGASTIEERLFENRFMHVSELQRLGAEIKLSGHTATVIGPCELFGADVMATDLRASSALVLAAMAAQGTTNVHRIYHLDRGYENLEQKLQALGANIIRLKE